In the genome of Armatimonadota bacterium, one region contains:
- a CDS encoding 2-oxoacid:ferredoxin oxidoreductase subunit beta — translation MRFLRREYLPHIWCVGCGHGIVLGAVTRAMERAGVDQDRTVVVSGIGCSSRAVGYMNMDALHTTHGRALAFATGVKLARPDLRVVVLAGDGDLAAIGGNHLIHAARRNIGITTVCFNNGIYGMTSGQYSPLTPAGYRTTTSPFGHLERDFDLCRLVQAAGATYVARSTAYHVHQTITYVTRALSHDGFSFVEVFSPCPTYFGRNNRMGEPVKMMQWLHDGTVQAGQAARMTPEELRGRVVIGEFHRTQEVPEYARSYRDMIARLAEGGDQRAQ, via the coding sequence ATGCGCTTCCTGCGCCGCGAGTACCTGCCGCACATCTGGTGCGTCGGCTGCGGCCACGGAATCGTCCTGGGCGCGGTCACCAGGGCAATGGAACGGGCCGGCGTGGACCAGGACCGCACGGTCGTGGTCTCCGGTATCGGCTGCTCGTCCCGCGCGGTGGGTTACATGAACATGGATGCCCTGCACACGACCCACGGCCGTGCCCTGGCCTTCGCCACCGGCGTCAAGCTGGCCCGTCCCGACCTCCGAGTGGTGGTGCTGGCCGGAGACGGCGATCTCGCCGCCATCGGCGGCAACCACCTGATCCATGCTGCCCGGCGCAACATCGGGATCACAACCGTGTGCTTCAACAACGGAATCTACGGGATGACGAGCGGCCAGTACTCACCGCTGACACCGGCGGGTTATCGCACGACCACTTCGCCCTTCGGCCACCTCGAGCGCGATTTCGACCTGTGCCGCCTCGTACAGGCCGCCGGGGCCACGTACGTCGCCCGGAGCACGGCCTACCACGTGCACCAGACGATCACCTACGTGACGCGCGCCCTGAGCCACGACGGGTTCTCCTTCGTGGAGGTGTTCTCGCCGTGCCCGACCTACTTCGGGCGGAACAACCGGATGGGTGAGCCCGTCAAGATGATGCAGTGGTTGCACGATGGCACCGTGCAGGCAGGGCAGGCCGCCAGGATGACCCCGGAAGAACTGCGAGGCCGTGTGGTCATCGGCGAGTTCCACCGGACCCAAGAGGTGCCAGAGTATGCCCGATCGTACCGAGACATGATCGCCCGCCTCGCCGAGGGCGGTGATCAACGTGCGCAGTAG
- a CDS encoding 2-oxoacid:ferredoxin oxidoreductase subunit gamma: MRSSRWEATLAGSGGQGLITAGIILAEAAVLAGLNAVQTQSYGPESRGGATRAEVVIADGEIDYPKVTNPDALLVLTSEAHRRYGRRLKEGGLLVADLDLVGEVPSGPYRLVRVPITRIAREELGREIVANIVALGVLAALTHVVPTEALERAVLERVPAGTEELNRLALGRGMEAGRQAEASGTGPAERG; this comes from the coding sequence GTGCGCAGTAGCCGCTGGGAGGCCACCCTGGCAGGGTCCGGAGGCCAGGGCCTCATCACGGCCGGGATCATCCTGGCCGAGGCCGCGGTGCTGGCCGGGCTCAACGCCGTGCAGACTCAGTCGTACGGGCCGGAGTCCCGCGGCGGCGCCACCCGCGCCGAGGTAGTGATTGCCGACGGCGAGATAGACTACCCCAAGGTCACCAACCCGGACGCACTGCTGGTGCTGACCTCCGAGGCACACCGGCGGTACGGCCGCAGGCTCAAGGAGGGAGGCCTGCTGGTGGCTGACCTGGATCTGGTGGGTGAGGTCCCCTCCGGGCCCTATCGTCTCGTGCGTGTGCCCATCACCCGCATCGCCAGGGAAGAACTGGGGCGCGAGATCGTCGCCAACATCGTGGCCCTGGGCGTGCTGGCGGCGCTGACACATGTGGTCCCCACAGAGGCGCTGGAACGGGCCGTGCTTGAGCGGGTCCCCGCTGGAACCGAGGAGTTGAACCGCCTGGCGCTGGGGCGCGGTATGGAGGCAGGCCGGCAGGCAGAGGCTTCGGGAACCGGTCCG